A region from the Thermanaeromonas toyohensis ToBE genome encodes:
- a CDS encoding ABC transporter ATP-binding protein, which produces MANVVLKNVWKKFGQVVAVKDFNLEIQDGEFVVLVGPSGCGKTTTLRMVAGLEDITQGEIYIGERLVNDVPPKDRDIAMVFQNYALYPHMNVFDNMAFGLKMRKVPKPEIKRRVEEVAKLLGIEHLLHRKPKELSGGQRQRVALGRAIVREPKVFLMDEPLSNLDAKLRVQMRAELTRLQQRLGVTTIYVTHDQVEAMTMGHRIVVMKDGVIQQIDTPMGLYERPANMFVAGFIGSPPMNFLPVVVEQDQGTLKVKGDGFSFPLPQGIEKKLKAPGKELILGLRPEDITVDQALREKKPEWVFTVKAEVVEPLGAEGLLYFSVGQQSVTARLPGASLPRVGDTVPLVFNLDRAHFFEKESGKAVA; this is translated from the coding sequence ATGGCTAATGTAGTGCTTAAGAATGTCTGGAAGAAATTTGGCCAAGTGGTAGCCGTCAAGGATTTTAATCTCGAGATTCAGGACGGCGAGTTTGTGGTCTTGGTAGGTCCTTCAGGATGCGGTAAGACTACCACTTTGCGCATGGTGGCTGGCCTGGAAGATATAACCCAAGGCGAGATATACATTGGAGAACGGTTAGTAAATGATGTCCCACCTAAAGACCGGGATATCGCCATGGTCTTCCAGAATTACGCTTTATATCCCCATATGAACGTGTTTGATAATATGGCCTTCGGCCTCAAGATGAGGAAGGTTCCCAAACCGGAGATAAAGAGAAGGGTGGAAGAAGTAGCCAAGCTTTTAGGAATAGAACACCTCTTGCACCGTAAGCCTAAGGAGTTGTCTGGTGGTCAGCGGCAGAGGGTGGCTTTAGGCCGGGCTATAGTACGGGAGCCCAAAGTGTTCTTGATGGATGAGCCCCTTTCCAACTTGGATGCCAAACTCCGGGTGCAGATGAGGGCGGAGCTCACCCGGCTCCAGCAGAGGTTGGGGGTAACAACTATATATGTTACCCATGACCAGGTAGAAGCCATGACCATGGGCCACCGGATAGTTGTCATGAAGGACGGTGTCATCCAGCAAATAGACACACCCATGGGCTTATACGAGCGGCCAGCTAACATGTTTGTAGCTGGATTTATTGGCTCTCCGCCCATGAATTTCTTACCTGTAGTGGTCGAGCAGGATCAGGGGACTCTAAAAGTTAAGGGAGACGGTTTCAGCTTCCCCCTCCCGCAAGGTATAGAAAAGAAGCTTAAGGCTCCTGGAAAGGAATTGATTTTAGGCCTACGGCCAGAGGATATAACGGTAGATCAGGCTTTACGGGAGAAAAAGCCCGAGTGGGTCTTTACAGTCAAGGCCGAAGTAGTGGAACCTTTAGGGGCGGAAGGGCTGCTCTACTTTAGTGTAGGCCAGCAATCCGTCACCGCCAGGCTACCAGGAGCAAGCCTCCCTAGGGTAGGAGATACAGTCCCTCTAGTTTTTAATCTAGATCGGGCCCACTTCTTTGAGAAGGAATCCGGAAAAGCGGTAGCCTAG
- the fliD gene encoding flagellar filament capping protein FliD, with product MVNPIYGSYWYPNYWLAGYLLNPLAPSYPYQAINPIPVGQEALWVNNWTRQQSSLLASTLTSLSNYARQLWEASQPLQLSTNNNVFLQRAATSSAPNAVTAQAEPGATLATYAISISQIATAQQNLGLSLSSTSAAGLAAGTYTFTLQVGGKTYTISFTVNAGDTNQTVLNNMAQAINASGAPVTAQVATDIVAGTSRLVLTANNTGTSNAFTLTDVTGNAVAYTGANTVSVAAANASYTLNGVPYTSQSNTIYLDNRKLRLNLLGTVTNATITVTPNIQAISNAINNFVTAYNNLVTFTAQNSQYINPELLFSLKQSYSYQAANLTAIGITQNPDGTLAVNQTALTSALQNNLGLVETAFSGINGLAVTAGLKAHQVFTSPLSSFANPLPQLNTTYLSSYNWWGLLNTTSLWALLLPPGQLLNRLV from the coding sequence ATGGTAAACCCAATATATGGCAGCTATTGGTATCCTAATTATTGGCTAGCAGGTTATCTTTTAAATCCGCTGGCTCCCTCTTATCCTTACCAGGCAATAAACCCTATCCCTGTAGGCCAAGAAGCCTTATGGGTAAATAACTGGACCCGGCAGCAGTCTTCCCTTTTAGCTAGTACTCTAACTTCTCTAAGCAACTATGCCCGCCAACTTTGGGAGGCTTCCCAACCCTTGCAGCTTAGCACCAACAATAATGTCTTCTTGCAGAGAGCTGCCACCTCATCCGCTCCCAATGCCGTTACCGCCCAGGCTGAACCGGGCGCCACTCTAGCTACCTATGCTATAAGTATAAGCCAGATCGCCACCGCCCAGCAAAACTTAGGCCTAAGTTTATCCAGCACGTCGGCTGCTGGGCTGGCGGCAGGCACCTATACCTTTACCCTTCAGGTAGGTGGGAAGACCTACACCATATCCTTTACCGTTAACGCAGGGGATACCAACCAGACTGTCCTCAACAATATGGCCCAGGCCATAAATGCCTCGGGCGCTCCAGTTACCGCCCAAGTAGCTACCGATATTGTAGCTGGTACCAGCCGCCTGGTTTTAACCGCTAATAATACTGGTACTAGTAATGCCTTTACCTTAACCGATGTGACCGGCAACGCAGTAGCTTATACCGGGGCTAACACGGTTTCCGTTGCCGCCGCCAATGCCAGCTACACTCTTAATGGTGTACCCTATACCTCTCAAAGCAACACCATATACCTGGACAATCGAAAACTGCGCTTAAATCTCTTGGGCACGGTAACTAACGCCACTATTACAGTTACTCCTAATATCCAAGCCATAAGCAACGCCATTAATAATTTCGTGACAGCCTATAACAACTTGGTAACCTTTACAGCGCAAAATTCGCAGTATATAAATCCTGAGCTTCTTTTTAGCTTAAAACAAAGCTACAGCTATCAGGCCGCGAACCTCACTGCCATAGGCATTACCCAGAATCCGGACGGCACTCTAGCTGTAAACCAGACTGCCCTTACCAGCGCCCTCCAGAATAACTTGGGACTGGTAGAAACTGCCTTCAGTGGTATCAACGGCTTAGCTGTGACAGCTGGACTTAAAGCCCACCAGGTCTTCACCAGCCCTTTAAGTAGCTTTGCTAATCCTTTGCCGCAGCTTAATACCACCTATCTTTCCTCTTACAATTGGTGGGGCCTCTTAAACACTACCAGCCTCTGGGCTCTCCTACTACCGCCAGGTCAACTCTTAAACCGGTTGGTTTAA
- the speD gene encoding adenosylmethionine decarboxylase translates to MRALGRHILAEIYGCSFELLNDIKKVEEIMVNAALAAGAEIREVCFHKFSPQGVSGVVVISESHLAIHTWPELGYAAVDVFTCGERVNPWEACKYLTDKFQAEEVHATEIQRGIIEPRRAAAVNF, encoded by the coding sequence TTGCGCGCATTGGGTCGCCATATACTGGCTGAAATTTATGGTTGCAGCTTCGAGCTTCTCAATGATATTAAAAAGGTAGAAGAGATCATGGTTAACGCAGCCCTAGCGGCTGGAGCCGAAATACGCGAAGTCTGCTTCCATAAGTTCAGCCCCCAAGGCGTGAGCGGAGTGGTGGTCATCTCCGAATCACATCTGGCAATCCATACCTGGCCAGAATTAGGTTATGCCGCCGTAGATGTCTTTACTTGTGGGGAAAGGGTTAACCCCTGGGAGGCCTGTAAATACCTCACCGACAAATTTCAAGCTGAGGAGGTTCATGCTACCGAAATACAGCGGGGCATAATTGAACCCCGGCGGGCGGCGGCGGTGAATTTCTAG
- a CDS encoding FAD-dependent oxidoreductase: protein MGAKEIVSKGRRLYGVLIGVLLLLLLGTLYWLGYHNLLLARMGLSKFKLANPDPSTFPPAPAPVTGSSYDVLVVGGEPEGIAAAVSAARQGVKVLLVDKRDGLGGLFTYGWLNFIDMNFGPRWELLTRGTFQEFYQQVKGEVFDVEEAKEIFSRMVGRYPNLAVSLNTIFRAPLMEGNKIVGIEAVKGGEVIKFYGQRVIDATQDADVAAAAGVPYTVGAEDIGEKERRQSVTLIFRIKGVDWEALGQAVKKGQIKDAKISSRAAWGFSSVTKQYQPSTPRLRLRGLNIGRQKDGTVLINALQIFGVDGLNEASKREGMELARKELPAIVAFLQEKLPGFKTAELDGWAPELYVRETRHIKAEYQLDINDVVFNRDFPDRIAHGSYPVDVQATSPQDTGYVYGRPVMYSIPFRSLVPLKVENLLVVGRSAGYTHLASGSTRVVPVGMATGDAAGVAAAYSLHTGKSFREIARSLPDVQKIQEILLQQGAYLKAFEIPNPLEGHWAYPALKFVNHWGLVVAGYDNNWRLEEPISRMSFYYMTANAIKRAVPEKAVLVQARAEILKPYLEARPLTRGEAAKLLLAYLGEDISRLDPQTAVLRAGQEGLLPLQYTGREPSANLTYAEAYYATERLCAYLGERK, encoded by the coding sequence ATGGGGGCTAAAGAAATAGTGAGCAAAGGTAGAAGGCTATATGGTGTACTAATAGGGGTTCTTTTATTACTACTGTTGGGAACCCTCTATTGGTTGGGGTATCATAATCTTCTACTGGCCAGGATGGGTTTAAGCAAGTTTAAGCTGGCCAACCCAGATCCTTCTACTTTCCCACCAGCGCCTGCACCAGTTACCGGTAGCAGCTATGATGTGTTGGTAGTGGGTGGGGAACCGGAAGGGATAGCTGCTGCTGTATCTGCCGCCCGGCAGGGCGTTAAAGTCCTTTTGGTAGATAAAAGGGACGGTTTGGGAGGGCTGTTTACATATGGGTGGCTTAATTTTATTGATATGAACTTTGGCCCGCGCTGGGAGCTTTTAACCCGGGGGACTTTTCAGGAGTTTTACCAACAAGTAAAGGGAGAAGTTTTTGATGTAGAAGAGGCTAAGGAGATCTTCAGCCGTATGGTAGGACGGTATCCTAACCTGGCCGTGAGTTTAAATACCATCTTTCGCGCTCCCTTGATGGAAGGAAACAAAATAGTAGGGATAGAGGCCGTTAAAGGAGGAGAGGTAATCAAGTTTTACGGCCAGCGGGTGATCGATGCCACCCAAGATGCTGACGTGGCTGCCGCAGCTGGGGTTCCTTACACCGTTGGGGCAGAGGATATAGGGGAAAAGGAACGGCGGCAATCGGTGACCCTTATCTTCCGTATTAAGGGGGTGGATTGGGAGGCCCTGGGGCAAGCTGTAAAAAAAGGTCAGATCAAGGATGCTAAAATATCCAGCCGGGCTGCCTGGGGGTTTAGCTCGGTGACCAAACAGTACCAGCCCTCCACGCCTCGCTTAAGGCTTCGGGGTTTAAATATAGGCCGCCAGAAGGACGGTACAGTACTTATCAATGCCCTGCAGATATTCGGGGTGGACGGGCTAAATGAGGCTTCTAAAAGGGAAGGTATGGAGCTCGCCCGGAAGGAGTTGCCTGCTATTGTGGCTTTTTTGCAGGAAAAACTTCCTGGCTTTAAAACGGCGGAGCTAGACGGGTGGGCTCCGGAGCTTTACGTCCGGGAAACCCGGCACATAAAAGCCGAATACCAGTTAGATATTAACGATGTAGTGTTTAACCGGGATTTTCCCGATCGCATCGCCCACGGCTCTTATCCAGTGGATGTCCAAGCTACCTCACCTCAGGATACAGGGTATGTTTATGGCCGGCCGGTCATGTATAGCATACCTTTCCGTTCGTTAGTACCTCTTAAAGTAGAAAATCTCTTAGTAGTAGGTCGCTCAGCAGGTTATACCCATCTGGCCTCTGGGAGCACCCGGGTAGTACCTGTGGGGATGGCCACCGGTGATGCGGCCGGGGTGGCGGCCGCCTATTCCTTACATACAGGTAAGAGCTTCCGGGAAATCGCCAGAAGCTTACCGGATGTACAAAAAATCCAGGAGATCTTGCTTCAGCAGGGGGCTTATCTTAAAGCCTTTGAGATTCCTAATCCCCTTGAAGGCCACTGGGCTTACCCTGCTCTTAAGTTCGTAAACCATTGGGGGCTGGTGGTAGCCGGGTACGACAATAACTGGAGGCTGGAAGAGCCCATCTCGAGGATGAGCTTTTACTACATGACGGCCAACGCCATAAAACGGGCTGTGCCGGAGAAGGCCGTTCTTGTCCAGGCTAGAGCAGAAATACTTAAGCCCTATCTGGAAGCTCGGCCGCTAACCCGCGGGGAAGCGGCTAAGCTTCTCCTGGCCTATTTAGGAGAGGATATCTCCCGCCTGGACCCTCAAACGGCTGTCTTGCGGGCTGGGCAGGAGGGGCTTTTACCCCTCCAGTATACAGGGCGTGAACCCAGCGCTAACTTAACTTATGCAGAAGCCTATTATGCTACTGAGAGGCTATGTGCATATCTTGGAGAAAGGAAATAG
- a CDS encoding response regulator transcription factor → MRKMERIKVLIVDDHEVVRLGLSTLLSRQQELEIVGEAGTAREAVEKARLLLPHVVIMDIRMPDKSGIEACREIREIDPQIKVIMLTSYADEEALFASILAGASGYVLKEIGCRALVEAIITVGRGGSLLDPAVTGKVLDKMRALAKGTVSHERLNEQEKKILALIGEGKTNREIAKELYLSEKTVRNYVSSILAKLNLSNRAQAAAYAAKQRFMGL, encoded by the coding sequence CTGAGGAAAATGGAACGGATTAAAGTTTTGATAGTGGACGATCACGAGGTGGTGCGCCTGGGGCTCTCTACGCTTTTGTCCCGGCAACAAGAACTGGAGATCGTGGGGGAAGCCGGGACGGCCAGAGAGGCTGTAGAAAAGGCCCGGCTGCTTTTGCCCCATGTAGTGATTATGGATATAAGAATGCCGGACAAAAGCGGCATCGAGGCGTGCCGGGAGATTAGGGAAATTGACCCCCAGATTAAAGTTATCATGCTTACCTCCTATGCCGACGAGGAGGCGCTATTCGCTTCCATTTTGGCTGGAGCCTCGGGTTATGTTTTGAAAGAGATAGGTTGCCGGGCTTTGGTCGAGGCTATCATAACAGTGGGCCGGGGTGGATCGCTTCTGGACCCGGCAGTCACAGGCAAAGTCCTCGATAAGATGAGGGCGCTAGCCAAGGGCACGGTGTCCCACGAGAGATTAAATGAGCAAGAAAAAAAGATCCTGGCCCTTATAGGTGAAGGCAAGACCAACCGGGAGATCGCTAAAGAACTCTACCTTAGCGAGAAAACAGTAAGGAATTATGTTAGCAGCATCCTGGCTAAGCTAAACTTAAGCAACCGGGCCCAGGCTGCGGCTTATGCGGCCAAGCAACGCTTTATGGGGTTATGA